From a single Miscanthus floridulus cultivar M001 chromosome 8, ASM1932011v1, whole genome shotgun sequence genomic region:
- the LOC136469809 gene encoding uncharacterized protein yields the protein MSSANLHLLEEFVGFCEAKKINLHNDPVQEGSTSRHDQANAIPDSSSFKEDIILYIGDQLHPNVIDDLCKLVNESSYGKCRFCKMPTESLVLSVLHILSDAAQISKDSKGNTAAPPILDPNVGVVKGPSMHCSQQFTRRSGAGFPVPMKCTRIPINETTGDPKNAHTHVAGKDKSFPLTQTVASNPLCVVVKGFSILLIAQGPQIMSLQECNPPNPKEASDFLHGLKMNKQMLVLDTPLVMCKGNRMFHEAASMVDNGPIMNKKQKVQVGNSVRPVINISDERPKLEEVRYRMRTRSGQRCPITEEEVCYYNAICGLAHSQWSGWKAVEFSLLTSVTYSSLGESVEPGGKVDNYFVSGMCCYFFEDVHPRQSKKHFFYPKVGGSLYTYNCSDDVRIVQKSFIGANSTYKLHLSDKLCFPVVLHKHWFVFIVDLKNKMFVFLDSYFDSNANFQIDASSKLIIAFKECWYQHAEGYTSLEDFSVSYPAVPKQNNIVDCGIFAVKFMELWDKDIDLRNVFDQSDIPNIRVKLANNMFFSRANTINKSLVINLCQQGINPRVIN from the exons ATGTCATCTGCGAATCTTCATTTGCTGGAGGAGTTTGTTGGTTTTTGTGAGGCCAAGAAAATAAATCTGCATAATGACCCTGTGCAAGAAGGGAGTACATCTCGCCATGATCAAGCTAATGCTATTCctgattcatcatcatttaaGGAGGATATCATTTTGTATATTGGTGATCAGTTGCATCCTAAT GTCATTGACGACCTATGCAAGCTCGTGAATGAGAGTTCATATGGGAAGTGTAGGTTCTGTAAGATGCCCACTGAGAGCTTAGTCCTTAGTGTCCTTCATATATTGTCAGATGCTGCACAGATCAGCAAAGACTCCAAAGGAAACACTGCTGCTCCTCCTATTTTAGATCCTAATGTTGGAG TTGTAAAAGGCCCATCCATGCATTGTTCTCAGCAGTTCACCAGGCGCAGTGGTGCAGGGTTCCCCGTACCCATGAAGTGCACAAGAATTCCAATCAACGAGACTACAGGAGACCCAAAGAATGCGCACACTCATGTTGCTGGTAAGGACAAGTCATTCCCATTAACACAGACtg TGGCGAGCAACCCCTTATGCGTAGTGGTGAAGGGTTTCAGCATCCTGTTAATTGCACAAGGCCCCCAAATTATGAGTCTACAGGAGTGTAATCCTCCC AACCCAAAAGAAGCTTCTGATTTCTTACATGGTTTGAAAATGAACAAGCAAATGCTGGTCCTGGACACTCCTTTGGTGATGTGTAAGGGCAATCGTATGTTTCATGAGGCTGCATCCATGGTAGATAATGGTCCTATCATGAACAAGAAACAAAAG GTCCAAGTTGGTAATTCAGTTAGACCGGTTATCAATATTTCTGATGAGAGACCTAAGCTTGAAGAGGTCAGATATAGGATGAGGACCAGATCTGGCCAGAGATGTCCTATAACTGAAGAAGAGGTTTGTTACTATAATGCAATATGTGGGCTTGCTCATAGCCAATGGAGTGG ttggaAGGCAGTCGAATTCTCTTTGTTGACCAGTGTGACATATTCCTCACTGGGCGAATCTGTTGAGCCTGGGGGCAAAGTTGATAACTATTTTGTTTCCGGGATGTGTTGTTATTTTTTTGAGGATGTTCACCCTCGGCAGTCGAAAAAACACTTTTTCTATCCAAAAGTTGGG ggTTCTCTTTATACCTACAACTGCTCAGATGATGTGAGGATAGTCCAGAAATCGTTCATCGGTGCCAATTCTACTTACAAGCTTCATTTGTCAGATAAG CTTTGTTTTCCAGTAGTCCTTCATAAGCATTGGTTCGTGTTCATTGTCGATCTGAAGAACAAGATGTTTGTATTCTTGGACTCTTACTTCGATTCCAATGCTAATTTTCAAATTGATGCTAGCTCGAAGCTT ATTATTGCTTTCAAGGAGTGCTGGTATCAGCATGCTGAAGGCTATACAAGTTTGGAAGATTTCTCTGTGTCTTATCCTGCAGTCCCCAAACAGAACAATAT TGTTGATTGTGGTATTTTTGCCGTCAAGTTCATGGAACTCTGGGATAAAGATATTGATCTAAGGAATGTGTTTGACCAATCTGATATTCCAAATATCAGGGTGAAGCTCGCAAACAATATGTTTTTCAGCAGGGCAAACACTATTAACAagtctctagtaatcaacttgtGCCAGCAG GGGATCAATCCACGTGTCATTAACTAG